In Hemibagrus wyckioides isolate EC202008001 linkage group LG16, SWU_Hwy_1.0, whole genome shotgun sequence, the sequence TTCTATCTTTAGGTTTTAAAATATAGATAATAAATCTATAATAATGGggtttgttttcatttgctttAGTTTTAAACCACATCACAGTGTGGATGAACATTTGtatacaacaaatatacaaaaatagaTGCAATCTgtcattgtaaaataaaataaaataaaatgttgcaACTGCcagttaataaaaataactaaattacaaatattgtacatattataatatcaataacaaaaacaacattaaacaaaatttaacttacttttttctgttttcattaaAAGTACTTGTTGTATTAGAAGCATTTTTACATGGAGGAAGTGAAAATTGTCAACCTaataaatgtactgtatattgtatCATTGGAATATTAGTCCTGGctccttaaaataaaaatgtgattttaacATGCAATAACTTTATACTGTGAGTAATAACTGAGTTAGCCAGTAAATGTTTTTAGAAAAACACCAAAAATACTTACTTTTTTCAGAAAGTGTACCataacaaattataaaatgaataatataattTTGTCATATTGCCCAGCTCTAGTAGTTGGAGAGTAGGTATTTGCATTAAACCAGTTATAAGCTCCTTATGCATCCTTCTTCATGACTGTATTGTGCAATACTAAtttactctttcactctctaGGTGCAGAGACCATTACAGTGTCTAGTGGAGATTCCGTCTTTCTACCATGTCCTTTAGTGTTCAAGCACAGTAACAGGACCAGAGTTGAGTGGAAGAAGGATGGAAggagtttatgtatatattttattaaacatactAAAATTGATGTCTTTAAATGTAAACCTCAGTTTAAAGTAAATACAGAACCTTCAGGGCTGAATATAACAGGTGTTGAAAGCAGTgatgctggtgtttatacataTTTGACGAACAAAttaataccaccaccaacagaGAACAATTCTACAACTGTGAGGCTTAAAGTTAAAGGTAATTAGAATCATCTTTTACTCTTCACTTGCTCTTGAAAGTTCCTCTGCCACTCACTATACTAGcagtgaatataatataatgtttcCATCATAAATCCTGCGCTACATTTATGGTTGCTTGAGGAAATGACCATCATGACTCACTGCATTCAatattctctccctctctgcagTTGCACCATCTCTCACCCTGCAGCTGATGAACAGCACTAACTCCTTCTGTGTGGAGCTGCTCTGTTCTCTGCAGGGTTTGGAACCACAGCAGGTGAACTTCACATGGATCAGAGCAGCTCAGCTTCTTCACCATCATGAGTCCAGCAATATGAGCAGCTTTCTGAAGCTGTGCAAGCCAAACTGGACAGAAGGAGAAACACTCACTTGTCGTGCCCTTTACtcaatcaatcacacactctatatgaAGAGCATCACACTCCAAAAAGGTGAGCCTTTTACCTGCTGTCTGATGTGGACCTTTATTGGATCAAACTAGTGCATGTGAGTTGTTTTATTTAGCTGTGATTTCACTCAGTGCTCCTATCTTTACAGGTTCTATCAGTACTGATATCTTTACAGGGTCAGCTGTGCGATTTATTGTCACTGGGACCCTTTTGGGCTTAATGATTGGCACTGCTTTGTTTATCGAGGTTTACTACCAATGTCGCAGTAAGTTTGTGTTTATACATATTATTACATATCCATATTTGTCTTTCCGATAATGTTCTGCATGAGTTGTCATAATTCTCGTATGGTTTGTCGTATGTAACATTATAAACTACTGCTTTTGGTGTCTTTCAGTTGTCCGTGGTGGCCAGTCTACTGCTGATGGGAATGATATATCCTAAACTTGTCTCTACGACTCAGGTCTAGTTCTTCAACAGTGCAAAGTGAAACAAACGTATCTGATACCAAGAATGAAGTTTTAATGACGTGTAAATGAAAGTGCTATTACTATTGAGTAACATGAAATATTACACCTCCCTGCCAGCAGAGGTCGCAATCGCCCAAATTCTAGTTCGACCTCTTCCAGCCACTTCCACATCACAGTGTA encodes:
- the LOC131366584 gene encoding uncharacterized protein LOC131366584 isoform X2, translating into MLNTHNAFVRNCLKPFVDMFSGQLLCFLLALLVCCSTNTGAETITVSSGDSVFLPCPLVFKHSNRTRVEWKKDGRSLCIYFIKHTKIDVFKCKPQFKVNTEPSGLNITGVESSDAGVYTYLTNKLIPPPTENNSTTVRLKVKVAPSLTLQLMNSTNSFCVELLCSLQGLEPQQVNFTWIRAAQLLHHHESSNMSSFLKLCKPNWTEGETLTCRALYSINHTLYMKSITLQKGSISTDIFTGSAVRFIVTGTLLGLMIGTALFIEVYYQCRIVRGGQSTADGNDIS